Proteins encoded together in one Urocitellus parryii isolate mUroPar1 chromosome 3, mUroPar1.hap1, whole genome shotgun sequence window:
- the LOC113178106 gene encoding melanoma antigen preferentially expressed in tumors-like, with the protein MSMWAPPRLLELAGQSLLRNEALAVAALEELPTELFPPLFTVAYAERRSKTLKAMVQSWPFACLPLGSLMKEWQPHQENFQAALNGLDVLLAQEVRPRRWKLQVLDLRKNAHRDFWTIWSGSRASVYSLMEPEAAQPMKKKRRVDGCRMRGKQPLAPVEVLIDLCLKEGSRDKLLASLIEKVKQKKGLLHLCCKKLKIFSVPMQNIKMILKMVQLDSVQDLEVNCTWKLSTLGKFAPHLGQMGNLRRLLLSHIHMSSYTSLEEEEHCVSQFTSQFLSLHHLQELYLDSVSFLKGRLNQVLRSLKSPLETLSITNCLLSESDLTHLSQCPNISQLKDLGLSGVNLTCVSFEPLQVLLERISTTLQDLDLDECGIMDSQFTAILPALSHCSQLTTFSFCGNPISMAVLENLLLHTIGLSKLSHVMYPAPLESYEDVEGTLHLGRLAYLHAKLKQMLHDLGRPGMVWFSANPCPHCGDRTFYDPEPILCPCYMPT; encoded by the exons ATGAGCATGTGGGCTCCACCAAGGCTCCTGGAACTGGCTGGGCAGAGTCTGTTGAGGAATGAGGCCTTGGCAGTTGCTGCTCTGGAGGAGCTCCCCACAGAGCTCTTCCCACCTCTCTTCACGGTGGCCTATGCTGAGCGACGCAGTAAGACCCTGAAGGCGATGGTGCAGTCCTGGCCCTTTGCCTGCCTCCCTCTAGGATCCCTGATGAAGGAGTGGCAGCCTCACCAGGAGAACTTCCAAGCTGCACTCAATGGGCTTGATGTGCTGCTTGCTCAGGAAGTTCGCCCCAG GAGATGGAAACTGCAAGTGCTGGATCTACGCAAGAATGCTCATCGGGACTTCTGGACCATATGGTCTGGAAGCAGAGCTAGTGTGTACTCACTGATGGAGCCAGAGGCCGCCCAGCCCATGAAGAAGAAGCGAAGAGTGGACGGTTGCAGAATGAGGGGGAAGCAGCCCTTGGCTCCTGTAGAAGTGCTTATAGACCTGTGCCTCAAGGAAGGCAGCCGTGATAAATTGCTTGCTTCCCTCATTGAGAAGGTCAAGCAAAAGAAAGGTTTACTACACCTGTGCTGTAAGAAATTGAAGATTTTTTCAGTGCCCATGCAGAATATTAAGATGATCCTGAAAATGGTGCAGCTGGACTCTGTCCAGGATTTGGAAGTGAATTGTACCTGGAAATTGTCCACCTTAGGGAAGTTTGCTCCTCATCTAGGGCAGATGGGTAATCTGCGCAGGCTCCTCCTGTCCCACATCCACATGTCTTCCTACACTTCCTTGGAGGAGGAAGAGCATTGCGTTAGTCAGTTCACCTCTCAGTTCCTCAGTCTTCATCACCTCCAGGAGCTGTATTTGGATTCTGTCTCCTTCCTCAAAGGCCGTCTGAACCAAGTGCTCAG GTCCCTGAAGAGTCCCTTGGAGACATTGTCAATCACTAACTGCCTGCTTTCAGAGTCAGATTTGACACATCTGTCCCAATGCCCCAACATCAGTCAGCTGAAGGATCTGGGTTTGAGTGGGGTCAATCTGACCTGTGTAAGTTTTGAGCCCCTCCAGGTTCTATTAGAGAGAATCTCCACCACTCTCCAGGATCTGGACTTAGATGAATGTGGGATCATGGACTCCCAGTTCACTGCTATCCTGCCTGCCTtgagccactgctcccagctcacAACCTTCAGCTTCTGTGGGAATCCCATCTCCATGGCTGTGTTAGAGAACCTCCTGCTCCACACCATTGGGCTGAGCAAGTTAAGTCATGTAATGTATCCTGCCCCACTGGAGAGTTATGAAGATGTTGAGGGTACCCTCCACCTGGGGAGACTTGCCTACCTGCATGCCAAGCTGAAGCAAATGCTGCACGATTTGGGGAGGCCAGGCATGGTCTGGTTCAGTGCCAACCCCTGTCCTCACTGTGGTGACAGGACCTTCTATGACCCAGAACCCATTCTGTGTCCCTGTTACATGCCTACTTAG